A stretch of Gasterosteus aculeatus chromosome 4, fGasAcu3.hap1.1, whole genome shotgun sequence DNA encodes these proteins:
- the LOC120816923 gene encoding uncharacterized protein LOC120816923, which translates to MTHMKKFQDIIMSKSMRGLCKEEDYTFLAMTEKNPEGAVEGALEKDCRDRKEDRVRRRLEREQLEKERIREIEEIKKEKEQQWRTHVEKLTSNQEKNLQERLTRLRRFREFQRKVLVGESGMEGRLAVNQLLPRM; encoded by the exons ATGACTCACATGAAAAAGTTTCAAGACATCATCATGTCAAAG TCAATGAGAGGATTGTGTAAAGAGGAAGACTACACGTTTCTGGCAATGACAGAAAAGAACCCAGAAGGAGCTGTTGAAGGAGCTCTGGAGAAGGactgcagagacagaaaggaggaCAGG gtcCGCCGGCGACTGGAGAGAGAGCAATTGGAAAAAGAGAGAATCCGAGAAATAGAGGAGATCAAgaag gagaaagagcagcagTGGAGGACTCATGTAGAAAAACTCACCTCTAACCAGGAGAAGAATCTGCAAGAGAGACTGACAAGGCTCAGGAGATTCAGG GAGTTCCAGAGGAAGGTGCTGGTCGGGGAGTCGGGGATGGAGGGCAGACTCGCGGTCAACCAGCTTCTCCCCAGGATGTAG